In one window of Desulfovibrio sp. UIB00 DNA:
- the focA gene encoding formate transporter FocA produces the protein MADSSSFEALNPYQMCDKAAVVMEGKALKPARKAFLLAIMAGVFIGLGFVYCAIANATGAGKIVGGLVFSLGLMLVVVLGADLFTSTTMTLIPRASGKISWGQMFSNWGVVYAGNFVGSIFLVALILLSGHPWENGGSIAIFYINTTEHKLTHTFIEAVFLGAMCNLMVCLGVWMSYAGRSLFDKMIACLFPVGLFIACGFEHSVANMFMIPIGILCNNMMPPEVAAKLADPAHIASVLNWQNFIFKNLIPVTLGNILGGGVFVGLFHWLIYLKHGHDDHQAATKPAPQKQSPTIG, from the coding sequence ATGGCTGACTCTTCCTCCTTCGAGGCGCTGAATCCCTATCAGATGTGCGACAAGGCGGCTGTTGTCATGGAAGGCAAGGCGCTCAAACCAGCCCGCAAGGCTTTTCTTCTTGCCATAATGGCAGGTGTGTTTATCGGTCTGGGTTTTGTGTATTGCGCCATAGCCAACGCAACCGGCGCGGGCAAAATTGTCGGTGGGCTGGTGTTCAGCCTGGGCCTCATGCTGGTTGTTGTTCTTGGGGCTGATCTGTTCACCTCCACGACCATGACGCTTATTCCCCGTGCCAGCGGCAAGATCAGCTGGGGGCAGATGTTTTCCAACTGGGGCGTGGTTTACGCAGGCAACTTTGTGGGCAGCATCTTTCTTGTGGCGCTTATCCTGCTGAGCGGTCATCCGTGGGAAAACGGCGGCAGCATCGCGATCTTCTACATCAACACCACAGAGCACAAACTCACCCACACCTTTATTGAAGCGGTCTTTCTGGGTGCCATGTGCAACCTGATGGTCTGCCTGGGCGTCTGGATGAGCTACGCCGGGCGCTCGCTGTTCGACAAAATGATCGCCTGTCTGTTCCCTGTGGGTCTTTTCATTGCCTGCGGTTTCGAGCACAGCGTGGCGAACATGTTCATGATTCCCATCGGCATTCTCTGCAACAACATGATGCCTCCCGAAGTGGCCGCCAAGCTGGCCGATCCCGCGCACATCGCCTCTGTGCTCAACTGGCAGAACTTCATCTTCAAGAATCTCATTCCTGTGACGCTTGGCAACATCCTTGGCGGCGGTGTTTTTGTGGGTCTGTTCCACTGGCTCATCTACCTGAAGCACGGGCACGACGACCATCAGGCTGCCACCAAGCCCGCTCCGCAAAAGCAGTCACCGACCATCGGCTAA
- the nusG gene encoding transcription termination/antitermination protein NusG: protein MKDPVIDETSELCKKARWYIVHTYSGFEQRVQKTINELRRTGQDEGLIEEVVVPTEKVIEPTKGGQQRTSTRKFYPGYVMVRMTMTDLSWHLVQSIPKVTGFVGGKNRPTPMRESEAQRILTLMESRQETPRPKFNFDRGDEVRVIEGPFGGFNGVVEDVNYDKGKLRVSVSIFGRQTPVELDFVQVSKG from the coding sequence ATGAAAGACCCTGTTATCGACGAAACTTCCGAGCTCTGCAAAAAAGCTCGCTGGTACATCGTGCACACCTACTCGGGTTTCGAGCAGCGTGTGCAGAAGACCATTAACGAGTTGCGCCGCACCGGGCAGGATGAAGGGCTTATTGAGGAAGTTGTTGTTCCCACTGAAAAGGTTATTGAACCTACCAAGGGTGGACAGCAGCGCACCTCTACTCGCAAGTTCTATCCCGGGTATGTCATGGTACGTATGACCATGACGGATCTTTCCTGGCATCTGGTACAGTCCATCCCCAAGGTCACCGGCTTTGTGGGCGGCAAAAACCGTCCTACCCCAATGCGTGAGAGTGAAGCACAGCGCATTCTCACCCTGATGGAGTCTCGCCAGGAAACGCCAAGGCCCAAGTTCAACTTTGACCGCGGCGACGAAGTACGCGTTATTGAAGGGCCGTTTGGCGGCTTCAATGGCGTTGTGGAAGACGTCAACTACGACAAGGGGAAACTGCGCGTTTCCGTTTCCATTTTTGGTCGTCAGACCCCTGTGGAACTGGATTTCGTGCAGGTATCCAAAGGTTAA
- the secE gene encoding preprotein translocase subunit SecE, with protein MAKKQAQAADLKADKGPNPVVRFTRYVEDAKAELRKVTWPTLQETRKATLAVLGFVAVMAVILGLVDFGLSSLIKTLLS; from the coding sequence ATGGCAAAAAAACAAGCTCAAGCTGCCGACCTTAAGGCGGACAAAGGCCCGAACCCTGTCGTACGGTTTACTCGCTACGTTGAGGACGCCAAGGCCGAATTGCGCAAGGTCACCTGGCCTACGTTGCAGGAAACGCGCAAAGCCACCTTGGCCGTTTTGGGCTTTGTAGCCGTGATGGCTGTCATCCTGGGGCTGGTGGACTTTGGTCTGTCTTCCCTGATCAAGACCCTATTGTCCTGA
- the prmC gene encoding peptide chain release factor N(5)-glutamine methyltransferase has product MRLKQYIDNATEQLTKAGVDSPRLCAEVLARETLKGDPSGSARLFCILETGRELTASEENVFQALVARRATGQPLAQIIGRKEFYGRDFVVTQHTLIPRPETELIVDNALELLPEERLSFADLGTGTGCIGITLAAERSDWNGILLDICPNAIAVATQNAERHSVGSRITALRADMRTPPLKAESLRLLVSNPPYIADAERHMVMDEVLHNEPHSALFSENNGLLHLKAGVDAAALALQNGGWVLLEHGANQADAVREMLTATGIFKKIENKRDIAQLNRCTLARKGL; this is encoded by the coding sequence GTGCGCCTCAAGCAATATATAGATAACGCGACAGAGCAACTGACAAAGGCGGGGGTGGACAGCCCCCGCCTTTGCGCAGAAGTGCTGGCGCGCGAGACGCTCAAGGGCGATCCTTCCGGCTCCGCCCGCCTGTTTTGCATTCTGGAGACAGGGCGGGAGTTGACGGCTAGTGAAGAGAATGTGTTTCAGGCGCTGGTGGCCCGCCGGGCCACAGGGCAACCTCTGGCCCAGATCATCGGGCGCAAAGAATTTTATGGCCGCGACTTTGTTGTTACGCAGCACACCCTCATTCCCAGACCAGAAACGGAACTCATTGTGGACAATGCTCTGGAGCTACTGCCGGAAGAGCGCCTCAGTTTTGCGGATCTGGGCACTGGCACTGGCTGCATCGGCATCACTCTGGCGGCGGAGCGCTCCGACTGGAACGGCATACTGCTGGATATCTGCCCCAATGCCATTGCGGTTGCCACGCAGAATGCGGAGAGGCACAGTGTGGGCAGCAGGATTACGGCGCTGCGGGCAGACATGCGCACCCCGCCGCTCAAGGCGGAATCACTGCGCCTGCTTGTGAGCAACCCTCCATATATAGCGGATGCCGAGCGGCACATGGTCATGGATGAAGTGCTGCACAACGAACCGCACAGCGCCCTGTTCTCTGAAAACAACGGCCTGCTCCACCTAAAAGCAGGAGTGGATGCAGCCGCGCTTGCACTACAAAATGGCGGTTGGGTTTTGCTGGAGCACGGCGCAAATCAGGCGGATGCCGTGCGAGAAATGCTGACGGCCACAGGAATTTTCAAAAAAATTGAAAATAAACGGGATATTGCCCAATTAAACCGTTGCACATTAGCGAGGAAAGGGCTATAA
- the lon gene encoding endopeptidase La, which yields MNAPETLDHEGSLNTAAQSIPDTLPVLPVRDVVIFNYMILPLFIGRDKSVQAVDAALKNGRHLLVCAQKEEATEDPKPEDLYEVGTVVQVMRMLKMPDSRVKILVQGVSRARVTGYRQVEPFLEARIETLPEQIPVVDATVEALLRSVREQSEKVLTLRGLSSPDVLAVLQGVDDPGRLADLIAANMRMKTADAQRILEAENPIDRLMLVNTQLQREVEVATVQARIQSSAREGMDKAQKDYFLREQLKAIRTELGDKDEDGEEDLDNLKQALEKAGLPKDVRKEADKQLRRLSGMHADSSEANVVRTYLDWLVELPWKKLSRDRLDIVHAKEILDEDHCGLDKIKDRILEFLSVRKLNPQSKGPILCFAGPPGVGKTSLGRSIARALGRKFQRLSLGGMHDEAEIRGHRRTYIGAMPGRIIQALKQAGTRNPVIVLDEVDKLGADFRGDPSSALLEVLDPEQNYTFSDHYLNVPFDLSKVMFLCTANHLETIPAALRDRMEVISLPGYTLQEKAQIARKHLLPKKVEDNGLAPKDVELTEEALEKIIREYTREAGLRNLERELSSICRKLARRKAEGKKPPFMVDVADVEKLLGAPRFIEDEKEKKLMPGMALGLAWTPAGGEVLTVEATVMKGKGGLTLTGQLGDVMKESAQAALSYIRSRAEDLGVDPGFVSQYDLHVHVPAGATPKDGPSAGVTLTTALISALSGRRVRADLCMTGEITLQGRVLPVGGIKEKILAGVARGLKHVVIPHQNVKDLEDVPKELLKRITVHPVHHYDELLPIVFETKGGRGSSTTGKGGKSKVEESTGVAAKSAETGKSAGARKPKRPAEAGA from the coding sequence ATGAACGCGCCAGAAACGCTGGATCACGAGGGCAGCCTCAATACGGCGGCGCAGAGCATTCCTGACACGCTGCCCGTGTTGCCCGTTCGAGACGTGGTTATCTTCAATTATATGATCCTGCCGCTCTTCATCGGGCGCGACAAATCCGTGCAGGCCGTGGACGCTGCCCTGAAGAACGGGCGGCATCTGCTTGTGTGCGCGCAGAAAGAAGAAGCCACCGAAGACCCCAAGCCGGAAGACCTCTACGAGGTCGGCACGGTGGTACAGGTCATGCGCATGCTCAAGATGCCCGATTCGCGGGTGAAAATTCTTGTGCAGGGCGTCAGCCGCGCTCGGGTTACGGGCTACCGCCAGGTGGAGCCCTTCCTTGAAGCGCGTATCGAAACCCTGCCCGAGCAAATCCCCGTGGTGGACGCCACTGTGGAGGCCCTGCTGCGCTCCGTGCGCGAGCAGAGCGAAAAAGTACTGACCTTGCGCGGTCTTTCTTCGCCAGACGTGCTTGCAGTTTTGCAGGGCGTGGACGATCCGGGCCGCCTGGCCGACCTCATCGCCGCCAACATGCGCATGAAAACCGCCGATGCACAGCGTATTCTCGAGGCGGAGAATCCCATTGACCGCCTCATGCTTGTCAACACCCAGTTGCAGCGCGAGGTTGAAGTCGCCACCGTGCAGGCGCGCATCCAGAGTTCGGCCCGCGAGGGCATGGACAAGGCGCAGAAGGATTACTTTCTGCGCGAGCAGCTCAAGGCTATCCGCACAGAACTTGGCGACAAGGACGAAGACGGAGAGGAAGACCTTGATAACCTCAAGCAGGCCCTTGAAAAAGCAGGCCTGCCCAAGGACGTGCGCAAGGAAGCTGACAAGCAGTTGCGCCGCCTATCGGGCATGCACGCTGATTCCTCCGAGGCCAACGTGGTGCGTACCTACCTTGACTGGCTGGTGGAACTGCCGTGGAAAAAACTTTCGCGCGACAGGCTGGATATTGTCCATGCCAAGGAAATTCTTGACGAAGACCACTGCGGGCTCGATAAAATCAAGGACCGTATCCTTGAATTCCTGAGCGTGCGCAAGCTCAATCCACAGTCCAAGGGGCCTATTCTTTGCTTTGCGGGCCCTCCCGGCGTGGGCAAAACCTCGCTTGGGCGCTCCATTGCGCGGGCGCTGGGCCGCAAATTCCAGCGGCTTTCGCTGGGCGGCATGCATGATGAGGCGGAAATTCGCGGGCATCGGCGTACTTACATCGGCGCCATGCCAGGGCGCATCATTCAGGCCCTCAAGCAGGCGGGCACGCGCAACCCCGTTATCGTGCTGGACGAAGTGGACAAGCTGGGCGCGGATTTCAGGGGCGATCCTTCGTCCGCCCTGCTGGAAGTGCTTGACCCGGAACAGAACTACACCTTCAGCGACCACTACCTGAACGTGCCCTTTGATCTTTCAAAGGTGATGTTCCTCTGCACGGCCAACCATCTGGAAACCATCCCGGCGGCCCTGCGCGACCGTATGGAAGTCATTTCCCTGCCCGGCTACACCTTGCAGGAAAAGGCACAGATCGCCCGCAAGCATCTGCTGCCCAAGAAGGTGGAAGACAACGGCCTTGCCCCCAAGGATGTGGAACTGACGGAAGAAGCCCTGGAAAAGATCATTCGCGAATACACGCGCGAGGCCGGGCTGCGCAACCTTGAACGCGAGCTTTCCTCCATTTGCCGCAAACTGGCCCGACGCAAGGCCGAGGGCAAAAAACCGCCCTTTATGGTTGACGTGGCCGATGTGGAAAAGCTGCTGGGCGCGCCCCGCTTTATTGAAGACGAAAAGGAAAAGAAGCTCATGCCCGGCATGGCTCTGGGCCTGGCCTGGACGCCCGCTGGCGGCGAAGTGCTGACAGTTGAAGCCACTGTCATGAAGGGCAAGGGCGGCCTCACCCTCACCGGACAGCTTGGCGATGTGATGAAGGAAAGCGCCCAGGCGGCCTTGAGCTACATCCGCAGCCGTGCGGAAGACCTTGGCGTTGACCCCGGCTTTGTGTCGCAATACGACCTGCACGTACACGTGCCTGCGGGCGCGACGCCCAAGGACGGCCCCTCGGCTGGCGTTACGCTGACCACGGCCCTCATCTCCGCCCTGAGCGGACGGCGTGTGCGTGCAGACCTCTGCATGACCGGCGAGATAACCCTGCAAGGCCGGGTGCTGCCCGTGGGCGGCATCAAGGAAAAAATCCTGGCGGGCGTGGCGCGCGGCCTCAAGCATGTGGTTATCCCGCACCAGAACGTCAAAGACCTAGAGGATGTGCCCAAGGAACTGCTCAAGCGTATCACCGTGCACCCTGTGCACCATTATGACGAGCTGCTGCCCATCGTGTTTGAAACCAAGGGCGGGCGCGGCAGCTCCACAACGGGCAAGGGCGGCAAAAGCAAGGTGGAAGAATCCACGGGCGTTGCTGCCAAGAGTGCGGAAACAGGCAAAAGCGCTGGCGCAAGAAAACCCAAGCGGCCTGCGGAAGCTGGAGCCTGA
- a CDS encoding 4Fe-4S dicluster domain-containing protein, translated as MNHFIFADPVKCIGCNTCMAACSLAHEQQGLLSRPRLEVMRYGNGTAPVSCRHCEDMPCAKVCPVNAITATGHSVHINESNCIGCKLCGLACPFGAIAPAADRPAGHPEVYEHYVPEEELADAPGSNYSMPPFLAWNVGRRTIAVKCDQCYFRSRPACVEACPTTALQLVDEKTLAELQNSKRVAALEQEKQGDDAAPAAITMSGVQHA; from the coding sequence ATGAACCATTTCATTTTTGCGGATCCGGTCAAGTGCATCGGCTGCAATACCTGCATGGCGGCATGTTCGCTCGCGCATGAGCAGCAAGGGCTGCTCAGCAGGCCCCGGCTGGAGGTCATGCGCTACGGCAACGGCACAGCGCCTGTGAGTTGCCGCCATTGCGAAGACATGCCCTGCGCCAAAGTCTGCCCGGTGAACGCCATCACGGCCACGGGGCATTCGGTGCACATCAACGAAAGCAACTGCATTGGTTGCAAACTGTGCGGCCTTGCCTGTCCTTTTGGGGCCATTGCCCCCGCTGCCGACAGACCAGCCGGGCACCCGGAAGTATACGAGCATTACGTGCCGGAAGAAGAACTGGCCGACGCTCCGGGCAGCAATTACTCCATGCCGCCTTTTCTGGCCTGGAATGTGGGCCGCCGTACCATCGCCGTTAAGTGCGACCAATGTTACTTCCGCTCGCGCCCGGCCTGCGTGGAGGCCTGCCCCACCACAGCCTTGCAGCTTGTGGATGAAAAAACGCTGGCAGAACTGCAAAACAGCAAACGCGTTGCCGCGCTTGAGCAGGAAAAACAAGGCGATGATGCCGCCCCGGCGGCAATAACCATGTCGGGGGTGCAGCATGCATGA
- the rplJ gene encoding 50S ribosomal protein L10, whose translation MNRSGKAVIIEAVKARADKASFAVITDFKGMTVEELTNLRVSLRNAGGEYLVVKNTLARIALTDGTHNAIKDNFHDNCGVAFGFDDPVAVAKALSDFAKQSKLFELRCASLDGKAMTAAQIDALAKLPGREQLLGQLLGTMNAVPTNFVSLFANVVRGLLYALKGIEDQKSNAA comes from the coding sequence GTGAACAGGTCTGGAAAAGCCGTAATTATTGAAGCCGTTAAGGCCCGCGCCGACAAGGCTTCTTTTGCGGTTATCACGGACTTCAAGGGCATGACGGTGGAAGAGCTGACGAACCTGCGCGTTTCTCTGCGTAATGCAGGCGGCGAATATCTCGTCGTTAAAAACACGCTTGCCCGTATTGCTCTGACCGACGGTACGCACAATGCTATCAAGGATAACTTCCATGATAACTGCGGCGTAGCCTTTGGGTTCGATGACCCCGTGGCGGTGGCCAAGGCGCTCAGCGATTTTGCCAAGCAAAGCAAGCTCTTTGAGCTTCGCTGCGCCAGCCTGGACGGCAAGGCTATGACTGCCGCCCAGATTGACGCGCTGGCCAAGCTGCCCGGAAGGGAACAGCTCCTCGGTCAGTTGCTCGGCACCATGAACGCCGTGCCCACCAACTTTGTTTCGCTGTTCGCCAACGTGGTGCGTGGTCTGCTTTATGCCCTCAAGGGCATCGAAGATCAGAAATCCAACGCCGCATAG
- the rplL gene encoding 50S ribosomal protein L7/L12, whose product MAVTKEEVVEFISNMTVLELSEFIKELEEKFGVSAAAPAAAMMMAAPAAAAEAVEEKTEFDVILKEAGANKIGVIKVVRALTSLGLKEAKEKVDGAPATLKEGVSKEEAEDAKKQLTEAGATVEVK is encoded by the coding sequence ATGGCCGTTACCAAAGAAGAAGTTGTTGAATTTATCTCCAATATGACCGTTCTCGAACTTTCTGAGTTCATCAAGGAACTCGAAGAAAAGTTCGGCGTTTCCGCCGCTGCACCTGCCGCCGCCATGATGATGGCTGCCCCCGCTGCCGCTGCTGAAGCCGTTGAAGAAAAGACCGAGTTCGACGTTATCCTGAAGGAAGCTGGCGCCAACAAGATCGGCGTCATCAAGGTTGTGCGCGCTCTGACCAGCCTGGGCCTCAAGGAAGCCAAGGAAAAGGTTGACGGCGCCCCCGCTACCCTGAAGGAAGGCGTGTCCAAGGAAGAAGCTGAAGACGCCAAGAAGCAGCTGACCGAAGCCGGCGCCACCGTCGAAGTGAAGTAA
- the tuf gene encoding elongation factor Tu encodes MGKEKFERKKPHVNIGTIGHIDHGKTTLTAAITKIAGLKGSGKFISYDEIDKAPEEKERGITISTAHVEYETATRHYAHVDCPGHADYIKNMITGAAQMDGGIIVVAATDGPMPQTREHILLARQVGVPQLVVFLNKCDLVDDEELLELVELEVRELLSSYDFPGDDVPVIRGSALKALECDNPDAPEAKCILDLLQACDDFIPEPERDIDKPFLMPIEDVFSISGRGTVVTGRVERGILKVSDEVEIVGIKPTQKTTCTGVEMFRKLLDQGQAGDNIGALLRGTKRDDVERGQVLAAPKSITPHKKFKAEVYVLSKEEGGRHTPFFSGYRPQFYFRTTDITGIINLPEGVEMVMPGDNSQFIVELIAPIAMESGLRFAIREGGRTVGSGVVTEIIE; translated from the coding sequence ATGGGCAAGGAAAAATTTGAACGCAAAAAGCCCCATGTAAACATCGGCACCATCGGCCACATCGACCATGGCAAGACCACCCTCACCGCCGCCATCACCAAGATCGCCGGCCTGAAGGGCTCGGGCAAGTTCATTTCGTATGACGAAATCGACAAGGCCCCCGAAGAAAAGGAACGCGGCATCACTATTTCCACCGCACACGTGGAATATGAAACCGCTACCCGTCACTACGCCCACGTTGACTGCCCCGGCCACGCCGACTACATCAAGAACATGATCACCGGCGCTGCCCAGATGGACGGCGGTATCATCGTTGTGGCCGCCACTGACGGCCCCATGCCCCAGACCCGTGAACACATCCTGCTTGCCCGTCAGGTCGGCGTGCCCCAGCTCGTGGTGTTCCTGAACAAGTGCGATCTGGTTGACGACGAAGAACTGCTGGAACTCGTGGAACTCGAAGTTCGCGAACTGCTCTCCAGCTACGACTTCCCCGGCGATGACGTTCCGGTTATCCGCGGTTCCGCCCTCAAGGCTCTGGAATGCGACAACCCCGACGCGCCCGAAGCCAAGTGCATTCTTGACCTTCTGCAGGCTTGCGACGACTTCATTCCCGAACCGGAACGCGACATCGACAAGCCCTTCCTGATGCCCATCGAAGACGTGTTCTCCATCTCCGGCCGTGGTACCGTTGTTACCGGTCGTGTGGAACGCGGTATTCTGAAGGTCAGCGACGAAGTGGAAATCGTGGGTATCAAGCCCACCCAGAAGACCACCTGCACCGGCGTTGAAATGTTCCGCAAGCTGCTTGACCAGGGTCAGGCTGGCGACAACATCGGCGCCCTGCTTCGCGGCACCAAGCGTGACGACGTGGAACGCGGCCAGGTTCTTGCCGCTCCCAAGAGCATCACGCCCCACAAGAAGTTCAAGGCTGAAGTGTACGTTCTCTCCAAGGAAGAAGGTGGCCGTCATACCCCGTTCTTCTCTGGCTATCGTCCTCAGTTCTACTTCCGTACCACTGACATCACCGGCATCATCAACCTGCCCGAAGGCGTGGAAATGGTTATGCCTGGCGATAACTCCCAGTTCATCGTTGAACTCATCGCCCCCATCGCCATGGAATCCGGTCTGCGCTTCGCCATCCGCGAAGGTGGCCGCACCGTTGGCTCCGGTGTGGTGACCGAAATCATCGAGTAG
- the rpmG gene encoding 50S ribosomal protein L33, with translation MRVNIILACTECKRRNYSTRKNKKNTTGRLEMKKYCPWDKKHTVHRETR, from the coding sequence ATGCGAGTTAATATCATACTGGCCTGCACTGAGTGCAAGCGCCGCAACTACAGCACCCGGAAGAACAAGAAAAACACTACCGGTCGGCTGGAAATGAAAAAGTATTGTCCCTGGGATAAGAAGCACACAGTGCATCGCGAAACCAGGTAA
- the rplA gene encoding 50S ribosomal protein L1, whose amino-acid sequence MPRHGKNFRKALEGSNLQERFSIEDAVSKSLGASFAKFDETVDVAVRLGVDPKYSDQMVRGAVTLPHGLGKTVRVAVFCKGEKQAEAREAGADVVGAEDLVAKVKEGWLEFDAAVATPDVMALVGQIGRVLGPRGLMPNAKTGSVTFDVTKAVTELKAGRVDFKVDKAGVLHAPLGKVSFGPEKILGNLKALLDAVNRLKPSAAKGSYMLSMAVSTTMGPGFKVDMTQVKKFLEG is encoded by the coding sequence ATGCCCAGACATGGCAAGAATTTCCGCAAGGCGCTTGAAGGTAGCAACCTTCAGGAACGCTTCAGCATTGAAGACGCCGTCAGCAAATCGCTTGGCGCTTCCTTTGCCAAATTTGACGAAACTGTTGACGTGGCCGTGCGCCTCGGCGTTGACCCCAAATATTCTGACCAGATGGTTCGCGGCGCTGTGACCCTGCCCCACGGGCTTGGCAAGACCGTTCGCGTGGCCGTGTTCTGTAAGGGCGAAAAGCAGGCGGAAGCCCGCGAAGCCGGTGCAGACGTTGTGGGTGCCGAAGACCTGGTCGCCAAGGTCAAGGAAGGCTGGCTCGAATTTGACGCCGCCGTTGCTACCCCCGATGTCATGGCTCTTGTGGGCCAGATCGGTCGCGTGCTTGGACCCCGTGGCCTTATGCCCAACGCCAAGACCGGCTCCGTCACCTTTGATGTGACCAAGGCCGTTACCGAACTTAAGGCCGGTCGCGTGGACTTCAAGGTTGACAAGGCTGGCGTGCTGCATGCCCCCCTTGGCAAGGTTTCCTTTGGCCCCGAAAAAATTCTGGGCAACCTCAAGGCCCTGCTTGACGCCGTGAACCGCCTTAAGCCTTCCGCCGCCAAGGGCAGCTACATGCTCTCCATGGCAGTGTCCACCACCATGGGCCCTGGCTTCAAGGTTGACATGACTCAGGTTAAAAAATTTCTTGAGGGCTAA
- the rplK gene encoding 50S ribosomal protein L11, with protein MAKKEVAKIKLQIPAGAANPSPPVGPALGQHGLNIMGFCKEFNARTMEQKGTIIPVVITVYADRSFTFITKTPPASVLIMKAAKIEKGSGEPNRNKVGSLSMAQIEEIAKLKLPDLNAASIESAVKSIAGTARSMGIDVK; from the coding sequence ATGGCCAAGAAAGAAGTTGCCAAAATCAAACTGCAGATCCCCGCTGGCGCGGCTAACCCCTCGCCGCCGGTTGGTCCTGCCCTCGGTCAGCACGGCCTGAACATCATGGGTTTCTGCAAGGAATTCAATGCCCGCACCATGGAACAGAAGGGCACGATCATTCCTGTGGTCATCACCGTGTACGCCGACCGCTCTTTCACCTTCATCACCAAGACCCCTCCGGCCTCGGTGCTGATCATGAAAGCCGCCAAGATCGAAAAGGGTTCCGGCGAACCCAACCGTAACAAGGTTGGTAGCCTGAGCATGGCGCAGATTGAAGAAATCGCCAAGCTGAAGCTGCCCGATCTGAATGCTGCCAGCATTGAATCTGCGGTGAAGTCCATTGCTGGTACCGCTCGCAGCATGGGCATTGACGTTAAGTAA